Proteins encoded by one window of Hafnia alvei:
- a CDS encoding GntR family transcriptional regulator: protein MSTPQQNYDLNGTVPVNQQIYRYLRKDIVECTIPPGTLLSEKEISARFNVSRQPVREAFIKLAENGLVQILPQRGTFVQKISVKRVADGRFIRSAIECSIARRAAELATPSQLLLLEHSISRQKLAAQHQQTSEFLALDDQFHQLLTDIADCPLAWETIENIKATMDRVRFLTLSKVSPPESLISQHEKIYQAIAKGDADAAEEAVLAHLQQMIHTITPIEQQNKEWFE from the coding sequence ATGTCTACACCTCAGCAGAACTACGACCTTAATGGCACTGTTCCAGTGAACCAGCAAATCTATCGCTACCTGCGTAAAGATATTGTTGAATGCACCATTCCTCCCGGTACGCTGCTTTCAGAGAAAGAGATCTCGGCACGGTTTAACGTTTCACGCCAGCCGGTGCGCGAAGCATTTATCAAACTGGCGGAAAACGGATTAGTACAGATCCTGCCGCAGCGCGGGACCTTTGTGCAGAAAATATCGGTGAAGCGCGTCGCTGACGGACGTTTTATTCGCAGCGCGATCGAATGCAGCATTGCACGTCGCGCCGCAGAGCTGGCAACCCCCAGCCAATTGCTGCTGCTTGAGCACAGCATTAGCCGTCAAAAACTGGCCGCGCAGCATCAACAAACCAGCGAGTTTTTAGCCTTGGACGATCAGTTCCATCAGCTACTGACCGACATAGCGGATTGCCCTCTGGCATGGGAAACCATTGAGAACATCAAGGCGACGATGGACCGAGTGCGTTTTCTCACCTTAAGCAAAGTCTCACCGCCGGAAAGCCTGATCAGCCAGCACGAAAAAATCTATCAGGCGATCGCCAAAGGTGACGCCGACGCCGCGGAAGAGGCCGTGCTGGCACATCTACAACAGATGATTCACACCATTACGCCGATTGAACAGCAAAACAAAGAGTGGTTCGAATAG
- a CDS encoding mannitol dehydrogenase family protein, with the protein MKNDLLQANAIVPSYSREQLKTRIVHLGFGAFHRAHQAVYADQLAADHQSDWGYGEVNLIGGEQQILDLRHQHNLFSVAEMSEQSWQCRVVAIVREALHVQLDGLDRVMNMLCQPDVAIVSLTITEKGYCHHPASGRLDLDHPLIAHDIEHPQQPQSAAGVIVAALAQRRELGLPAFTVMSCDNMPENGHVTHDVVCGLAAAQSPELAKWIEQNVTFPSTMVDRIVPAVTAETLDQIALQLGVRDPAGVACEPFRQWVIEDNFVAGRPAWERVGAELVNNVLPYEEMKLRMLNGSHSFLAYLGYLAGYAHINDCMQDENYRRAARALMLNEQAPTLNVPNVDLQAYADSLITRYSNTALKHRTWQIAMDGSQKLPQRMLDSVRWHLAHGSRFDLLALGIAGWMRYVSGIDEHGQPIEISDPLLVDIQRCAQNSAEGHARVSALLSLEAIFGTDLPQNSEFVRAIDAAYTLLLARGAKDSVAHTLKSTVR; encoded by the coding sequence GCTATCGTTCCTAGCTACTCCCGAGAACAGTTGAAAACCCGCATCGTTCATCTCGGTTTTGGGGCTTTTCACCGCGCTCATCAGGCCGTGTATGCCGACCAATTAGCCGCCGATCACCAGAGTGACTGGGGCTACGGCGAAGTGAATCTGATCGGCGGTGAGCAACAGATCCTCGATTTACGCCACCAGCACAATCTCTTCAGCGTGGCAGAAATGTCGGAGCAAAGCTGGCAGTGCCGTGTGGTAGCAATTGTTCGCGAGGCGTTACACGTTCAGCTTGATGGATTAGATCGGGTTATGAACATGCTCTGCCAGCCGGACGTGGCTATCGTCTCGCTGACGATTACCGAGAAAGGCTATTGCCACCATCCCGCCAGCGGCAGGCTTGATCTCGACCATCCGTTGATAGCACACGATATTGAACATCCGCAGCAACCACAGTCGGCAGCGGGCGTTATCGTTGCGGCGCTAGCACAACGACGCGAGCTGGGCTTACCTGCATTCACCGTGATGTCATGCGACAACATGCCCGAGAATGGCCATGTTACCCACGACGTTGTCTGCGGGCTGGCGGCGGCGCAGTCGCCAGAGCTGGCGAAATGGATTGAGCAGAACGTCACGTTCCCTTCTACCATGGTCGATCGTATTGTTCCTGCCGTCACCGCCGAAACGCTTGATCAAATCGCCCTTCAACTTGGCGTACGCGATCCCGCAGGCGTCGCCTGCGAACCCTTTAGGCAGTGGGTCATTGAAGATAATTTTGTCGCCGGTCGCCCAGCATGGGAACGGGTTGGCGCAGAGTTGGTCAACAACGTGTTGCCTTATGAAGAGATGAAGCTACGCATGCTGAACGGCAGCCACTCGTTTTTAGCCTATTTAGGCTATCTGGCGGGGTATGCACATATTAATGACTGCATGCAGGACGAAAACTATCGTCGCGCCGCACGGGCACTGATGCTGAATGAACAAGCTCCCACGCTCAACGTTCCCAACGTGGATTTGCAGGCATACGCCGATTCGCTTATCACACGTTATTCAAACACGGCACTTAAGCACCGCACATGGCAAATTGCGATGGACGGCAGCCAAAAGCTACCTCAGCGCATGCTCGACTCTGTGCGCTGGCATCTGGCACACGGTTCCCGCTTTGACCTGCTCGCGTTAGGTATTGCAGGTTGGATGCGTTATGTCAGCGGCATTGATGAACACGGGCAGCCCATTGAGATTAGCGATCCGCTGCTGGTTGATATTCAGCGCTGTGCACAAAACTCAGCGGAAGGGCATGCAAGAGTATCAGCACTGCTTTCTCTCGAGGCCATATTTGGTACTGATTTACCTCAAAATTCTGAATTTGTGCGGGCGATAGACGCGGCGTATACCTTGTTATTAGCGCGGGGGGCAAAAGACAGCGTTGCCCACACGTTGAAATCAACGGTTCGTTAG